The following are from one region of the Chloracidobacterium sp. genome:
- a CDS encoding HAMP domain-containing protein — MNFLNTFRGRLLLILALMLIGTIGVQYYLNLVSQEENNELRDEQARAIVSGFALGAYTLTGEDRVKDLVDQPGQRWLDDQCRARIKDIIIIDNEWRISDSLNEDYLPTTGDGGEVVYRRLSELTDLPPLMEGGRLGDDLARFPNRKSAANKNADDEAHVVPIETSKGRWYVMVILRNDRSEAARRAAQPLIVTLAVLSISTLVTFLLVWRFTRPIANLSAAARRVAEGDLTFRVPDENRSDEMGRLAQRFNEMTSELEKSKELEEQLQQAEKSAVIGRLGSAIAHEIRNPLNYINLTLDHLRSKFAPDDKDRQATFKKLISQIKDEVARINSQISDFLNYSRPANANLRPVNARQVVENSLRIIEGQAEENHIKIAVIEHENVPEILGDPEFLRSVFTNLFINAVQSMGADGGHLTVKIGRDDGGQYVRFEVTDTGNGIPAENLSKIFEPYYSTKETGTGLGLAIVQKIIDVHNGTIAVESIEGEGTKFSVRLPTADGRG; from the coding sequence ATGAACTTCCTAAATACATTTCGCGGGCGGCTGCTGCTGATACTTGCGCTGATGCTTATCGGCACGATCGGCGTCCAGTATTATCTGAACCTGGTTTCGCAGGAAGAGAACAATGAGCTGCGCGACGAGCAGGCACGCGCTATCGTATCGGGCTTTGCCCTTGGCGCATATACCCTTACAGGCGAGGACCGTGTAAAGGACCTCGTAGATCAGCCTGGCCAGCGCTGGTTGGATGACCAATGCCGTGCCCGGATCAAAGACATCATCATCATCGATAACGAATGGCGGATCTCAGACAGTCTTAATGAGGATTATTTGCCAACGACCGGCGACGGAGGCGAGGTCGTTTATCGCCGCCTCTCCGAGCTTACCGACCTTCCGCCGCTAATGGAGGGAGGCCGTCTTGGCGATGACCTCGCCCGATTTCCGAATCGAAAATCAGCGGCAAACAAGAATGCCGACGACGAGGCTCATGTCGTACCGATCGAAACAAGTAAAGGCCGATGGTACGTGATGGTGATTCTCAGGAATGACCGGAGTGAAGCGGCACGGCGTGCAGCTCAGCCATTGATCGTCACTCTGGCCGTTCTTTCGATCTCGACCCTCGTCACCTTCTTGCTGGTCTGGCGATTCACCCGGCCGATCGCAAATCTCTCGGCTGCCGCTCGGCGTGTAGCGGAAGGCGATCTTACTTTCAGAGTCCCGGATGAAAATCGTTCTGACGAGATGGGCCGTCTCGCACAACGCTTCAACGAAATGACCTCCGAGCTGGAGAAATCGAAGGAACTCGAAGAGCAGCTGCAGCAAGCCGAGAAAAGCGCCGTGATCGGGCGGCTCGGCTCGGCGATCGCCCACGAGATACGCAATCCGCTCAATTACATAAATCTGACGCTCGACCATCTTCGCTCCAAGTTCGCACCGGACGATAAAGACCGGCAAGCGACATTCAAGAAACTCATTTCGCAGATCAAAGACGAAGTTGCGCGGATCAATAGTCAGATATCCGATTTCCTTAACTATTCGCGTCCGGCGAACGCAAACCTCCGCCCAGTGAACGCCCGTCAGGTGGTCGAAAATTCACTTCGGATAATCGAAGGGCAGGCTGAAGAGAACCACATAAAGATCGCCGTTATCGAACACGAGAACGTCCCCGAAATTTTGGGCGATCCGGAATTCCTGCGATCGGTCTTCACCAACCTTTTCATTAACGCAGTGCAGTCGATGGGAGCCGACGGAGGGCATCTCACTGTAAAGATCGGCCGCGATGATGGTGGGCAATACGTACGCTTTGAGGTTACCGACACGGGCAACGGCATTCCGGCTGAAAACCTCTCAAAGATATTTGAACCATATTATTCGACGAAAGAAACGGGCACGGGTCTTGGCCTCGCGATCGTTCAAAAGATAATTGACGTCCATAACGGCACGATCGCTGTCGAGTCGATCGAAGGCGAAGGGACAAAGTTTTCCGTCAGGCTACCAACGGCTGATGGTCGCGGGTGA
- a CDS encoding sigma-54-dependent Fis family transcriptional regulator produces MARKSILVVDDEKNQREILETILSGEGYDVTTASSGEAAMKFVESRRFDLVLTDLKMTGMSGLDLLKELTNYDKSIIVILLTAHGSVDSAVDALRLGAFDYLQKPYDSEKLLDTVDRALKKLSALDTEIVSVSPEMDKVKKLILKIAKSNSTVLIRGESGTGKELIARSMHKNSLRSNETFQAVNCAAINENLLESELFGHEKGSFTGAVAEKKGLFEIANNGTLFLDEIGELDIALQAKILRALQEKEIRRVGGIKDIPVDVRVLAATNRDLLKMTEEKRFREDLYYRLNVLSIEIPPLRERRSDIPVLIDYFVKKHTRGTDRKIEIESAAKKLLIDYHYPGNVRQLESAVERAILLCEEDTITTDDLPPEMTQGTVHASADTDAQFKLPPEGINFEDVERSLIMQAMDRTDNNITKSAKLLGLTFRTLQYRLEKFGFKKDGEGTADDENS; encoded by the coding sequence ATGGCACGTAAATCGATACTCGTCGTTGATGACGAAAAGAACCAACGGGAAATACTGGAAACGATCTTGTCGGGAGAGGGTTATGACGTAACCACCGCGAGTTCGGGCGAGGCGGCAATGAAGTTCGTCGAATCGCGGCGTTTCGACCTTGTTCTGACCGATCTGAAAATGACCGGCATGTCGGGTCTCGACCTTCTCAAGGAGCTGACCAATTACGACAAGTCGATCATCGTCATCTTGCTGACGGCCCACGGATCGGTCGATTCGGCTGTCGACGCCTTGCGGCTCGGCGCCTTCGACTATCTGCAGAAACCGTACGACAGCGAAAAGCTGCTCGACACCGTCGATCGGGCCCTCAAGAAGCTGTCCGCTCTCGACACCGAGATCGTTTCGGTTTCGCCCGAGATGGACAAGGTCAAGAAGCTGATACTTAAGATCGCGAAATCGAATTCGACCGTACTGATCAGAGGGGAAAGCGGCACAGGCAAAGAGCTCATCGCCCGTTCGATGCACAAGAACAGTCTTCGCTCCAACGAGACATTTCAGGCCGTCAACTGCGCAGCTATAAACGAGAACCTGCTCGAATCCGAGTTGTTCGGCCACGAGAAGGGGTCGTTCACCGGTGCGGTTGCCGAAAAGAAGGGTCTATTCGAGATCGCCAACAACGGGACGCTGTTCCTCGACGAGATAGGCGAACTCGACATCGCGCTTCAGGCAAAGATCCTTCGTGCACTTCAGGAAAAAGAGATACGGCGGGTCGGCGGCATCAAGGATATCCCGGTCGACGTTCGCGTCCTTGCCGCAACCAACCGTGACCTGCTCAAAATGACCGAAGAAAAGCGGTTCCGCGAGGATCTTTATTATCGGCTCAACGTTCTTTCGATCGAGATCCCGCCGCTTCGCGAAAGGCGCTCGGACATACCTGTTTTGATCGATTACTTTGTCAAAAAACACACTCGCGGCACTGACCGAAAGATCGAGATCGAGTCGGCCGCAAAAAAACTTCTTATCGATTACCACTATCCCGGCAATGTACGCCAGCTTGAATCGGCCGTCGAACGCGCGATCCTGCTCTGCGAGGAAGACACTATCACCACCGATGATCTGCCGCCTGAAATGACCCAGGGCACGGTTCACGCGTCGGCAGATACCGATGCTCAGTTCAAACTGCCCCCGGAGGGCATCAATTTTGAGGACGTCGAACGCAGCCTGATAATGCAGGCAATGGACCGTACCGACAACAACATAACAAAATCGGCCAAGCTTCTGGGCCTGACGTTTCGGACCCTGCAGTATCGACTTGAAAAGTTTGGCTTTAAGAAGGATGGCGAAGGAACCGCAGACGACGAAAATTCGTAA
- a CDS encoding DUF4126 domain-containing protein, with the protein MTLALGSAWTSGINLYATVSVLGLLQRLGGVKLPGGLDVLDNWWIIGIAGGLYIIEFFADKIPYVDSVWDVVHTFIRVPAGAVVAYAAVADMDPAIVIPATLIGGGFAFASHGTKAAARMGANLSPEPVSNWTLSIVEDIIAFGGTFLAVFAPVVIAIVLAIFTILFLWFFPKIFRAIRRLFSGVKAFFNGEEMKEVARKAG; encoded by the coding sequence TTGACGCTCGCGCTAGGTTCCGCGTGGACAAGTGGCATCAATCTCTACGCCACCGTTTCCGTTCTCGGGCTTCTCCAGCGGCTCGGCGGAGTAAAGCTTCCCGGCGGCCTCGACGTGCTTGATAATTGGTGGATAATCGGCATCGCCGGCGGCCTTTACATTATTGAGTTCTTTGCCGACAAAATACCCTATGTCGACAGCGTCTGGGACGTAGTTCATACGTTCATCCGGGTTCCGGCGGGGGCCGTAGTCGCATATGCGGCGGTCGCTGATATGGATCCGGCGATAGTTATTCCGGCGACGCTGATCGGCGGCGGTTTCGCGTTTGCGTCACATGGTACGAAGGCAGCGGCCCGGATGGGTGCCAATCTTTCCCCTGAACCGGTCTCGAATTGGACGCTTTCAATAGTCGAGGACATCATCGCATTCGGGGGAACATTCCTTGCCGTTTTTGCTCCGGTCGTGATCGCCATCGTGCTTGCGATATTTACGATCCTCTTTTTATGGTTCTTTCCGAAGATATTTCGGGCTATCAGACGATTATTCTCAGGCGTTAAAGCATTCTTCAATGGTGAGGAAATGAAAGAGGTCGCACGCAAGGCGGGCTGA
- a CDS encoding DUF4349 domain-containing protein, with product MKRLSLVIALFSLAISGCSGRAADSQNEKISLGLYDTSGSPASPELARSASNTGGGGGGRQESPVAQAVSLNETESARQPAVPTDRKIIRNAELGLESDSPEETQKKVASIAEAKGGFVVESQQSSSDRRSSTRDTVTMTVRVPAEKFNEALDEIRTAAGRVVIETVKGQDVTEEFIDIEARLKAKRALEEQFMEIMKRANSVEDALNVQRQLAEVRGEIEKIEGRKRFLENQATLSTIKLRIQTPSAISASGAGFFAKLADSINTGIDAAMDFVLGLITFAIAVIPFILFIGLPAYLLIRYFWRKARRRKTAAEIADDEIKSE from the coding sequence ATGAAAAGACTCTCTCTGGTGATCGCCCTTTTTTCGCTGGCTATTTCAGGTTGCAGCGGCCGGGCCGCTGATTCGCAAAACGAGAAGATATCGCTCGGCCTATATGACACCTCGGGTTCACCGGCGTCGCCGGAGCTCGCACGGAGCGCTTCAAACACCGGCGGCGGTGGCGGCGGACGTCAGGAATCCCCCGTCGCTCAGGCCGTTTCGCTGAATGAGACCGAAAGCGCCCGCCAGCCCGCCGTCCCGACCGATCGCAAGATAATCCGCAATGCCGAGCTAGGCCTCGAATCCGATTCGCCCGAGGAAACTCAGAAAAAAGTAGCTTCGATCGCTGAGGCCAAAGGCGGTTTCGTGGTTGAGTCGCAGCAGAGCAGTTCCGACCGAAGGTCGTCAACGCGCGATACCGTTACCATGACCGTCCGTGTTCCGGCCGAGAAGTTCAACGAGGCACTTGACGAGATCCGCACGGCGGCCGGCCGTGTCGTTATTGAGACCGTAAAGGGCCAGGATGTCACCGAAGAATTCATTGACATCGAAGCACGCCTGAAGGCAAAACGAGCGCTCGAGGAACAATTCATGGAGATCATGAAGCGGGCGAACTCGGTCGAGGACGCATTGAACGTCCAGCGTCAGTTGGCCGAAGTTCGCGGCGAGATCGAAAAGATCGAGGGCCGAAAGCGTTTTCTCGAGAATCAGGCGACCCTTTCGACGATCAAGCTACGCATTCAAACCCCATCGGCGATCTCAGCCAGCGGGGCCGGTTTTTTCGCCAAGCTGGCTGATTCGATCAATACCGGCATCGACGCGGCGATGGATTTCGTGCTCGGGCTGATCACCTTCGCAATAGCAGTAATTCCGTTCATTCTGTTCATAGGCTTGCCCGCGTACCTTCTAATCCGTTACTTTTGGAGAAAGGCACGCCGACGCAAAACGGCGGCTGAAATTGCCGACGACGAGATCAAGAGCGAATGA